From Gemmobacter sp., one genomic window encodes:
- a CDS encoding nuclear transport factor 2 family protein: MQDFDPKAEETAIRAVLTDYFDGLYHGRIDQFAGAFHPEARLFTVADGKVSIIDYGPYIERCRGRAAPAASGAVQLAEVLALTVTSADTAHARVRDAFPPRTYVNDLSLAKAGGRWGIVAKVYHAE, from the coding sequence ATGCAGGATTTCGACCCCAAGGCCGAGGAAACGGCCATCCGCGCCGTGCTGACCGATTATTTCGACGGGCTGTATCATGGCCGGATCGACCAGTTCGCCGGCGCCTTTCACCCCGAGGCGCGGCTGTTCACCGTGGCCGACGGCAAGGTCAGCATCATCGACTACGGCCCCTACATCGAACGCTGCCGGGGCCGCGCGGCGCCTGCGGCCAGTGGCGCCGTGCAGCTGGCCGAGGTGCTGGCGCTGACCGTGACCTCTGCCGATACCGCCCATGCCCGGGTGCGCGACGCCTTTCCGCCGCGGACCTATGTCAACGATCTGTCGCTGGCCAAGGCGGGCGGCAGATGGGGCATCGTGGCCAAGGTCTATCACGCCGAGTGA